From the Paludibacterium paludis genome, one window contains:
- a CDS encoding VF530 family DNA-binding protein: MTSSQANNPTHGITLARMLDELLAVYGWEGLAARLDVRCFRVDPSVKSSLAFLRRTPWARERFEALYVAWKSRPADSRPRLFPKRSAD; encoded by the coding sequence ATGACTTCATCTCAAGCCAATAACCCGACGCACGGCATCACGCTGGCGCGCATGCTCGACGAACTGTTGGCTGTGTATGGCTGGGAAGGCCTGGCGGCGAGGCTGGATGTTCGCTGTTTCCGGGTGGATCCATCGGTGAAGTCGAGTCTGGCGTTTCTGCGGCGCACGCCGTGGGCCAGGGAGCGGTTCGAAGCGCTGTACGTTGCCTGGAAAAGTCGTCCCGCGGACTCCCGTCCGCGACTTTTCCCCAAGCGTTCCGCCGACTAG
- a CDS encoding methyl-accepting chemotaxis protein encodes MKLSTRLWIIILTSFLGTLLIGGIALYDIRLTLIHEKQHAIRTQLTMANTVLEHYATAERQGQMTREQAQSAARSALAMLRDGDTYIFARDRDQVMVVHPKTDLIGKKGNGGMMPDGKTSVVEAYEAALGQGRIGFVEVPSTRPGSTESVQKLNGVMRFDAWNWTVGSGVYLHDITETFWQSATLLLVGALVLLGIVGGLGFVMSRGILATLGGEPAFAVSVAERIASGDLSSDFPVKGGEHSLLGVIKTMQTSLRGMIEHIEQSSRDLAATAADMVGHMDKLGAASENASSSTSSAAAAIEELSVSIDQVRDSARHTEEDSQAVAALAKEGSSTVRVAVDNIRSISGEMTTASAHVDELNQLTRTIGGIVDTIRDIADQTNLLALNAAIEAARAGETGRGFAVVADEVRKLAERTSKSTDEISGIIQTVVSETGSVATLIGTLSPMVDKGVGEVGHAAELLGQISDKASETLDRIHNVAHAMSEQSIAGTQIAGSVESVAGIVDETRSAVDFTVSASAHLRHLAEDLHQTVSRFRL; translated from the coding sequence ATGAAACTCTCGACCCGGTTATGGATAATCATCCTGACCAGCTTCCTTGGCACGCTGCTGATCGGCGGCATCGCCCTCTACGACATCCGGTTGACCCTGATTCACGAAAAACAGCACGCCATACGCACTCAATTGACCATGGCGAACACGGTTCTCGAACACTACGCCACCGCAGAGCGCCAGGGGCAAATGACTCGCGAACAGGCGCAAAGCGCCGCCCGTTCGGCCCTGGCCATGCTGCGCGACGGGGACACCTATATTTTTGCCCGTGATCGCGACCAGGTCATGGTCGTGCACCCCAAAACCGATCTGATCGGCAAAAAGGGGAATGGCGGCATGATGCCGGATGGCAAGACCTCGGTGGTCGAAGCCTACGAGGCGGCGTTGGGCCAGGGCCGCATCGGCTTCGTCGAAGTGCCCAGCACCCGTCCGGGCAGCACGGAAAGCGTTCAGAAGCTCAATGGTGTCATGCGTTTCGATGCCTGGAACTGGACGGTCGGCAGCGGCGTGTATTTGCATGACATTACAGAAACGTTCTGGCAAAGCGCCACCTTGCTGCTGGTCGGCGCGCTGGTTCTGCTCGGTATCGTCGGAGGACTGGGATTTGTCATGTCGCGGGGCATTCTGGCCACGCTCGGTGGCGAACCGGCCTTCGCGGTCAGCGTTGCCGAGCGTATCGCGTCTGGCGATCTGTCGAGCGACTTTCCGGTCAAAGGCGGTGAACACAGCCTGCTTGGCGTCATCAAGACCATGCAGACCAGTTTGCGCGGCATGATCGAACATATCGAGCAATCCTCCCGCGACCTGGCGGCGACCGCCGCCGACATGGTCGGCCACATGGACAAACTGGGTGCCGCCTCGGAAAACGCCAGTTCCTCCACGTCTTCCGCCGCCGCCGCGATCGAGGAGCTCTCCGTCAGTATCGATCAGGTACGGGACAGCGCCCGGCACACCGAAGAGGATTCGCAAGCCGTGGCGGCCCTGGCGAAAGAAGGCAGTTCGACCGTGCGCGTCGCCGTCGACAATATTCGCTCGATCTCCGGCGAAATGACCACCGCCAGCGCGCATGTCGATGAATTGAACCAGCTGACCCGCACCATCGGCGGCATCGTCGACACCATCCGCGATATCGCCGACCAGACCAACCTCTTGGCGCTGAACGCCGCCATCGAAGCGGCCCGCGCCGGCGAAACCGGCCGCGGATTCGCCGTGGTGGCTGACGAGGTCAGAAAACTGGCCGAGCGCACGTCCAAATCCACCGACGAGATCTCCGGCATCATTCAGACCGTGGTCTCGGAAACCGGCTCCGTCGCCACCCTCATCGGAACACTCTCGCCGATGGTGGACAAGGGGGTCGGGGAAGTGGGGCACGCGGCCGAGCTGCTTGGCCAGATATCGGACAAGGCCAGTGAAACGCTCGATCGGATCCACAACGTGGCTCACGCCATGTCGGAACAGAGTATCGCCGGCACCCAGATCGCCGGCAGTGTGGAAAGCGTCGCCGGGATCGTCGACGAAACCCGCAGCGCGGTGGATTTCACGGTCAGCGCCTCGGCTCATTTACGTCATTTGGCCGAGGATTTGCACCAAACCGTTTCGCGTTTTAGGCTATGA
- a CDS encoding GNAT family N-acetyltransferase, with protein MAGYCFGDSGSGEIVVLALLPEYEGQGTGKTLLGLMVEDFRQAGFTRLFLGCAARSHGFCRHLGWKPTGHIDDLGDEILDLALA; from the coding sequence ATGGCCGGTTATTGTTTCGGCGACAGCGGCAGTGGTGAAATCGTCGTCCTGGCCCTACTGCCGGAATACGAAGGACAGGGGACCGGCAAAACCCTGCTCGGACTCATGGTCGAGGATTTCCGCCAAGCGGGCTTCACGCGCCTCTTTCTGGGCTGCGCGGCCCGCTCTCACGGGTTCTGCCGGCATCTTGGCTGGAAACCCACCGGGCACATCGATGACTTGGGCGATGAAATTCTTGACCTTGCACTGGCATGA